One genomic region from Acidimicrobiales bacterium encodes:
- the panB gene encoding 3-methyl-2-oxobutanoate hydroxymethyltransferase — MSTRVTAPAVRGRKRVTGSEPLVMVTAYDAPTARIADEAGVDLILVGDSVAMVVLGYEDTLQVTTADMAHHVAAVARAKPAALVVGDLPWMSYHVSVEETVRNAAALVRAGATAVKLEGGRKRLPMVRAILDAEIPVMGHLGLTPQSIHAIGGFRVQGRAPDAAQALLEDAQALAEAGCFALVLECVPDEVARLVTEAVPVPTIGIGAGPWCDGQVLVFHDVLGLQDELRPKFVRRYAELKGDAVAALSAYAADVRGGRFPAEGESFHLSPEQAAALGLARLGEDEPVVLYGGATKSG, encoded by the coding sequence ATGAGCACGCGTGTGACGGCGCCCGCCGTACGGGGGCGCAAGCGGGTCACGGGGTCCGAGCCCCTCGTGATGGTGACGGCGTACGACGCGCCGACCGCCCGCATCGCCGACGAGGCCGGCGTCGACCTCATCCTCGTGGGCGACTCGGTCGCCATGGTCGTCCTCGGCTACGAGGACACGCTCCAGGTGACGACGGCCGACATGGCCCACCACGTGGCCGCCGTGGCCAGGGCGAAGCCGGCGGCGCTGGTCGTCGGCGACCTGCCGTGGATGAGCTACCACGTGTCGGTCGAGGAGACCGTGCGCAACGCCGCCGCCCTCGTGCGTGCTGGGGCCACGGCGGTGAAGCTCGAGGGCGGGCGCAAGCGCCTGCCGATGGTGAGGGCCATCCTCGACGCCGAGATCCCGGTGATGGGCCACCTCGGCCTCACCCCGCAGTCGATCCACGCCATCGGCGGGTTCCGGGTCCAGGGCCGGGCCCCCGACGCCGCCCAGGCCCTCCTCGAGGACGCCCAGGCGCTGGCCGAGGCCGGCTGCTTCGCGCTGGTCCTCGAGTGCGTGCCCGACGAGGTCGCCCGCCTCGTGACCGAGGCCGTCCCCGTGCCCACCATCGGGATCGGCGCGGGGCCGTGGTGCGACGGGCAGGTCCTCGTGTTCCACGACGTGCTCGGCCTCCAGGACGAGCTGCGGCCGAAGTTCGTGCGGCGCTACGCCGAGCTGAAGGGCGACGCGGTGGCCGCCCTGTCGGCGTACGCGGCCGACGTCAGGGGCGGGCGGTTCCCCGCCGAGGGCGAGAGCTTCCACCTGAGCCCCGAGCAGGCGGCCGCCCTCGGGCTCGCCCGGCTCGGCGAGGACGAGCCGGTGGTCCTCTACGGGGGTGCTACGAAGTCCGGGTGA
- a CDS encoding DUF192 domain-containing protein, with protein sequence MTDAPDRPPTGVATPEQRGVPGWVGWAVFAVLAAAVVGFLLWGADRPVDPYLVDTAPASSTVASPSGRTSPVEGLAETGATITTPDGRSIELCLLVAESREERAQGLMGVTDLGGYDGMLFRFPTDTTSGFWMKDTPMPLTIAYYDASGAFVSSADMAPCPDDDCPVHEPAGPFRSAVEVPSDRFAELGIAEGTVLVTGLGCPPPD encoded by the coding sequence GTGACCGACGCGCCGGACCGGCCGCCCACCGGGGTGGCGACCCCCGAGCAGCGGGGCGTCCCCGGCTGGGTCGGCTGGGCCGTCTTCGCCGTGCTCGCCGCCGCGGTGGTCGGCTTCCTGCTCTGGGGGGCCGACCGCCCGGTGGACCCGTACCTCGTCGACACCGCCCCGGCCTCGTCGACGGTGGCGTCGCCGTCGGGCCGGACCTCCCCGGTCGAGGGCCTGGCCGAGACGGGGGCCACGATCACCACGCCCGACGGCCGCAGCATCGAGCTGTGCCTGCTCGTGGCCGAGTCCCGCGAGGAGCGGGCGCAGGGCCTGATGGGGGTCACCGACCTCGGCGGCTACGACGGGATGCTGTTCCGGTTCCCGACCGACACGACGTCGGGGTTCTGGATGAAGGACACCCCGATGCCGCTCACGATCGCCTACTACGACGCCTCGGGGGCGTTCGTGTCCTCGGCCGACATGGCGCCCTGCCCGGACGACGACTGCCCGGTGCACGAGCCGGCCGGTCCGTTCCGGTCGGCCGTCGAGGTGCCGAGCGACCGCTTCGCCGAGCTCGGCATCGCCGAGGGGACGGTCCTCGTCACCGGCCTCGGCTGCCCGCCGCCCGACTGA
- the rpsF gene encoding 30S ribosomal protein S6 — translation MRAYELMIIFDPDLDDAGVQAQQDRVRSGIESAGGRIASADVWGRRRLAYEIDHKHEGYYVVYEVVAGGGALDDLERQLRLADEVVRHKLIRLPDREAARRGLVDGRRAPASAG, via the coding sequence ATGCGAGCGTACGAGCTCATGATCATCTTCGACCCCGACCTGGACGACGCCGGCGTCCAGGCGCAACAGGACCGGGTCCGGTCGGGGATCGAGTCCGCCGGCGGGCGCATCGCGTCCGCCGACGTGTGGGGCAGGCGCCGCCTGGCCTACGAGATCGACCACAAGCACGAGGGCTACTACGTCGTGTACGAGGTGGTCGCCGGCGGCGGTGCTCTCGACGACCTGGAGCGCCAGCTGCGGCTCGCCGACGAGGTCGTCCGCCACAAGCTGATCCGCCTGCCGGACCGGGAAGCGGCTCGCCGCGGCCTGGTCGACGGCCGGCGGGCCCCGGCGTCGGCCGGGTAG
- the ssb gene encoding single-stranded DNA-binding protein, giving the protein MANGNSVTVVGNLTRDPELRFTSSGQPMATIGIAVNRSWVDRVSNERREVTSFFNVVAWGTLGENAAECLSKGDRVVVTGRLEQRSWETQDGDKRSVVEINADEIGPSLRWATAEVRKNDRRAGDGGFDGGGGGASRPATNEPPAYDLNEEPF; this is encoded by the coding sequence ATGGCAAACGGGAACAGCGTCACCGTGGTCGGCAACCTCACGCGCGACCCCGAGCTCCGGTTCACCTCGAGCGGCCAGCCCATGGCCACGATCGGCATCGCCGTCAACCGGTCCTGGGTGGACCGGGTGTCGAACGAGCGCCGCGAGGTCACCAGCTTCTTCAACGTGGTCGCCTGGGGCACCCTCGGCGAGAACGCCGCGGAGTGCCTGTCGAAGGGCGACCGGGTGGTCGTCACCGGCCGGCTGGAGCAGCGGTCGTGGGAGACCCAGGACGGCGACAAGCGGTCGGTGGTCGAGATCAACGCCGACGAGATCGGCCCGAGCCTGCGGTGGGCGACCGCCGAGGTCCGCAAGAACGACCGTCGCGCCGGCGACGGCGGGTTCGATGGTGGTGGCGGTGGGGCGTCGCGCCCGGCGACGAACGAGCCGCCCGCCTACGACCTCAACGAGGAGCCGTTCTGA